The following proteins are encoded in a genomic region of Tenacibaculum sp. 190524A05c:
- the crcB gene encoding fluoride efflux transporter CrcB, whose translation MKQLLLVFIGGGFGSVLRFLLGKMLNNSDTGIPIGTFLANILGSLLIGCILGLAAKNDSLTQNQMLLLATGFCGGFTTFSTFAYENHVFLKSGDFLSFGLYATASFALGIVAVFFGIFLVK comes from the coding sequence ATGAAACAATTATTACTCGTATTTATTGGTGGAGGTTTTGGAAGTGTATTACGTTTTCTTTTAGGGAAAATGTTGAATAATAGTGATACGGGTATTCCAATTGGTACTTTTTTAGCGAATATTCTTGGAAGTCTTTTAATAGGTTGCATTTTAGGATTAGCCGCAAAGAATGATTCATTAACCCAAAACCAAATGCTATTATTAGCAACGGGTTTTTGTGGTGGTTTTACAACCTTTTCAACCTTTGCATATGAAAATCACGTATTTTTAAAATCAGGAGATTTTCTTTCTTTCGGATTATATGCTACCGCAAGTTTTGCATTAGGAATAGTAGCAGTTTTTTTTGGAATCTTTTTAGTTAAATAA
- a CDS encoding DUF1684 domain-containing protein, which yields MKRFIIALLVSQICFSCSGQEKRKPIGETEFQKEMNAKFKDASTSPLTKKGLKEFKGLDFFPVNDKFKVVAKLTKTPEAKIFNFPTTTSRIAKYKKYGVISFTLDGKEFELDIYKSPNPTPGYRDYLFLPFLDKTNGKTSYRGGRFVEITTKDEQSDGTIIVDFNKAYNPYCAYSDRYSCPITPRDNSLDIAIEAGVMAYKK from the coding sequence ATGAAAAGATTTATTATAGCTCTTTTGGTAAGTCAAATTTGCTTCTCATGTTCTGGTCAAGAAAAAAGAAAACCAATTGGAGAAACTGAATTTCAAAAAGAAATGAATGCTAAGTTTAAAGACGCATCAACTTCTCCGTTGACTAAAAAAGGTTTAAAAGAATTTAAAGGATTAGATTTTTTCCCAGTCAATGATAAGTTCAAAGTAGTTGCTAAATTGACTAAAACTCCGGAAGCTAAAATTTTTAACTTTCCGACTACTACATCAAGAATAGCAAAATATAAAAAGTACGGAGTAATTTCTTTTACTCTTGATGGTAAAGAGTTTGAGTTAGACATTTATAAAAGTCCTAATCCTACTCCAGGTTACAGAGATTACCTATTCTTACCTTTTCTAGATAAAACGAATGGAAAGACTTCTTATCGAGGTGGACGTTTTGTAGAAATTACTACAAAAGACGAACAAAGTGATGGAACTATAATTGTTGATTTTAACAAAGCTTATAATCCATATTGCGCATATAGTGATCGATACTCGTGCCCGATTACGCCTCGCGATAATTCTTTAGATATAGCAATTGAAGCCGGTGTTATGGCTTATAAAAAATAG
- a CDS encoding glycosyl hydrolase family 8, which produces MKKLILIFCFSALASVAQNANIEFVNADYPFGSMPTNVQGSDLQDAYMQWKNSFVDTNCTNGRARVKFDDPNFTVSEGIAYGMLLSAYANDQELFDGLWKYYQSHTNGNGVMNWKIEGCDTVNGQNGATDAELDAAIALIIAGNRFGNSGGINYHQDAKDLIAIMKQHEIEGGSYVLKPGDAWGGSNNTNPSYFAPGYFRVYGEFTNDVTFWNNVTSKTYQILNANLSVNNAVDCLVSDWCKADGTYSDIVPWAFNSGKSFYYDAARTPWRIATDYLWYGKSEAADYLNKCVSFVNRVGGLSNIKAGYNQDGTSINNFQDPVYTGSFASSMLISNDQNVVDGVYTITKNLTSTQYFATTLRVIYMFTLSGNFYNPVSSVLSADEIDYASKNHFVYPNPSSNQLFLKNFEVGTKLKVYTLNGKEVMKITVNNDSKSFVDISKLAVGTYFIRGKDIKLRFIKK; this is translated from the coding sequence ATGAAAAAACTAATCCTAATTTTTTGTTTTAGTGCACTAGCTTCAGTTGCACAAAACGCTAATATCGAGTTTGTTAATGCTGATTATCCTTTTGGGAGTATGCCAACAAATGTTCAAGGTTCTGATCTTCAAGATGCTTACATGCAATGGAAAAATTCTTTTGTAGATACCAATTGTACCAATGGTAGAGCAAGAGTGAAATTTGACGATCCTAATTTTACTGTTTCTGAAGGAATCGCTTATGGAATGTTATTGTCTGCATATGCAAATGATCAAGAATTATTTGATGGTTTATGGAAGTATTATCAAAGCCATACCAATGGTAATGGAGTAATGAATTGGAAAATTGAAGGCTGCGATACCGTAAATGGACAAAACGGAGCTACAGACGCTGAGTTAGATGCCGCAATAGCTTTAATAATTGCAGGAAATCGGTTTGGAAATTCTGGAGGTATTAACTATCATCAAGATGCTAAAGATTTAATTGCAATCATGAAACAACACGAAATAGAAGGAGGTAGTTATGTGCTAAAGCCAGGAGATGCATGGGGTGGATCAAATAATACGAATCCATCTTATTTTGCACCAGGTTATTTTCGAGTATATGGAGAGTTTACAAACGATGTTACTTTTTGGAATAACGTAACTTCGAAAACATATCAAATTTTAAATGCTAATTTATCCGTAAATAATGCTGTGGACTGCTTGGTTTCTGATTGGTGTAAAGCAGATGGGACATATTCAGATATTGTACCTTGGGCGTTCAATTCTGGAAAATCTTTTTATTATGATGCTGCTCGAACTCCTTGGAGAATTGCAACTGATTATTTATGGTATGGAAAAAGTGAAGCTGCAGATTATTTAAATAAATGTGTAAGCTTTGTAAATAGAGTCGGTGGATTGAGTAACATTAAAGCCGGCTATAATCAAGACGGAACTAGTATAAATAACTTTCAGGATCCGGTATACACAGGTTCATTTGCTTCATCAATGTTAATATCAAATGATCAAAATGTTGTTGATGGAGTGTATACAATAACAAAGAACCTGACATCAACTCAATATTTCGCAACTACTCTTCGAGTGATTTATATGTTTACGTTATCTGGTAACTTCTATAATCCGGTAAGTAGTGTATTGAGTGCGGATGAGATTGACTATGCAAGCAAGAATCATTTTGTTTATCCTAATCCAAGTTCGAATCAATTATTTCTAAAGAATTTTGAAGTAGGAACCAAATTAAAAGTTTACACATTAAATGGAAAAGAAGTAATGAAGATTACGGTCAATAATGATAGCAAATCATTTGTAGATATTTCTAAACTTGCTGTGGGAACTTATTTTATTCGTGGTAAGGATATAAAACTTCGTTTTATAAAGAAATAA
- a CDS encoding crotonase/enoyl-CoA hydratase family protein: MDKLVQVTTDENYAIIKIANGKVNAISHEVIDELNACLDTAEKEERVVIITGQNGILSGGFDLKVMTKSADAAKELVTKGSQLSHRLLSFPTPVIMACNGHAVAKGAFLLLSADYRIGTVGEYKIGLNEVMIGMTMHNAGIEIARGKLSPVYFERSVSNAEMYNPEEAITAGFLDKIVPERHLLGTATKVAQLFGKLNKNAHKNTKLKVRKELLERLAQAIKEDSEQELSFNS; the protein is encoded by the coding sequence ATGGACAAATTAGTACAAGTAACTACTGATGAAAATTATGCAATTATTAAAATTGCTAATGGGAAAGTGAATGCAATTTCTCATGAAGTTATCGACGAATTAAATGCGTGTTTAGATACCGCAGAAAAAGAAGAAAGAGTAGTTATTATTACTGGGCAAAATGGAATTTTATCTGGAGGTTTTGATTTAAAAGTAATGACTAAATCTGCAGATGCAGCCAAAGAATTAGTAACTAAAGGATCTCAATTATCTCATAGGTTATTGTCTTTTCCAACTCCCGTGATTATGGCTTGTAATGGTCATGCAGTTGCAAAAGGTGCGTTTTTATTATTATCTGCAGATTATAGAATTGGTACTGTTGGTGAGTATAAAATTGGATTAAATGAAGTGATGATTGGAATGACGATGCATAACGCTGGAATTGAAATTGCCAGAGGAAAGTTATCTCCAGTATATTTTGAAAGAAGTGTGAGTAATGCTGAAATGTACAATCCTGAAGAAGCTATAACAGCAGGGTTCTTAGATAAAATTGTTCCTGAAAGACATTTATTAGGAACTGCAACCAAAGTTGCTCAATTGTTCGGTAAATTGAATAAAAACGCTCATAAAAACACTAAACTTAAAGTGCGAAAAGAGTTGTTAGAAAGATTGGCACAAGCTATTAAAGAAGATAGTGAACAAGAACTATCTTTTAATTCATAA
- a CDS encoding MFS transporter: MKKLFKNYVATFSGLSREVWWLSLITLINRAGTMVIPFLSLYLTQSLGFTLSDVGLIMVFFGLGSVAGSRLGGYLTDRIGYFKVMQWSLFLTGVLFVLLQFVKTLNGFCASIFFLMMVADTFRPAMFVALSSYSKPENKTRSVTLIRLAINLGFSAGPAVGGLIITTLGYQGLFWVDGITCALATLLLINVLNPKKARVLDEIKVENPVSVYQDKPYWIFLVAMALFGIVFLQYFSTIPLYYKEVHHLSEFEIGLLLGANGFIIFLLEMPLVKWLEDSKQTKITLMFIGGILVTLSFIVLNMTGWVGILLVGMFFMTIGEMIMFPFSNAYAMKRAKKGNQGQYMSWYAISFSIAHVFGHFSGMHLVEKIGFDNTWYIISGLSLLSGIFLLILKAQTKRRKMAAKKVLQFDK, translated from the coding sequence ATGAAAAAGTTATTTAAAAATTATGTAGCAACCTTTAGCGGACTCTCGAGAGAAGTTTGGTGGTTGTCGTTGATTACTTTAATCAACAGAGCAGGAACAATGGTAATTCCATTTTTATCTTTATATCTAACACAAAGTTTAGGGTTTACCCTTTCAGATGTTGGATTAATTATGGTATTCTTCGGATTAGGATCTGTGGCGGGTTCAAGATTAGGAGGATATTTAACAGATAGAATTGGGTATTTTAAAGTAATGCAATGGAGCTTGTTTTTAACTGGTGTTTTATTTGTATTACTACAGTTTGTAAAAACATTAAATGGATTTTGTGCTTCAATCTTCTTTTTGATGATGGTGGCAGATACATTCAGACCAGCAATGTTTGTTGCATTAAGTTCTTACAGTAAACCAGAGAACAAAACAAGGTCGGTAACATTAATACGTTTAGCTATTAATCTAGGGTTTTCTGCAGGTCCAGCAGTTGGAGGATTAATCATCACAACATTAGGATATCAAGGATTGTTCTGGGTAGATGGAATTACTTGTGCTTTGGCAACTTTATTGTTGATTAATGTATTAAATCCTAAAAAAGCAAGAGTTTTAGATGAGATAAAAGTTGAAAACCCTGTTTCAGTTTATCAAGATAAACCTTATTGGATATTTTTAGTAGCAATGGCTTTATTTGGTATTGTATTTCTACAGTATTTTTCGACGATACCATTATACTATAAAGAAGTGCACCACCTATCTGAATTTGAAATTGGATTGCTTTTAGGAGCTAATGGATTTATTATTTTCTTATTGGAAATGCCATTGGTAAAATGGTTAGAAGATTCTAAACAAACTAAAATTACATTAATGTTCATTGGAGGAATTCTTGTAACTCTGAGTTTTATAGTATTGAATATGACAGGTTGGGTTGGAATTTTATTAGTAGGAATGTTTTTTATGACTATAGGAGAAATGATTATGTTTCCTTTCTCTAATGCTTACGCGATGAAGAGAGCTAAAAAAGGTAATCAAGGTCAATATATGTCTTGGTATGCAATTTCATTCTCAATTGCGCATGTATTTGGACACTTTTCAGGTATGCATTTAGTTGAGAAAATAGGATTTGACAATACTTGGTATATTATTTCAGGATTATCTTTATTAAGTGGAATATTTCTATTGATTCTGAAAGCTCAAACGAAACGTAGAAAGATGGCTGCTAAAAAAGTATTGCAATTTGACAAATAA
- a CDS encoding GyrI-like domain-containing protein, which yields MKFLKYTLLFLLAVILIGLIYVSMQSSDYNVERSKVINQPISKVFNTVNDLKTWEKWGPWHDEDSTIVVTYGDKTVGVGASDSWTSKDGPGAMETISVEMNKSILQEMRFGDYEPSEILWNFEDVDDGTKVTWTMRDDKAPFFFKMFSAMSGGWDNMLGPMLENGLKNLDGVVKAIPDKYTLGKISVVDTEDKVFVGYPHKMKIDQEAMMKAFMESLPKAGIHAAKSGLVEGDYTPAALYHKWDEKTGETEFHIGLFLNKDLALAEGMEKVSISGGKHVMISKFGNYGEGDYEAHTAIGKYLEATKMKSKFPLFELYVNDPAKVKPEEIQTDIYYPIE from the coding sequence ATGAAATTCTTAAAATACACCCTGCTATTTTTGCTGGCTGTAATCCTTATTGGATTAATTTACGTGTCCATGCAATCCTCAGATTATAATGTTGAAAGATCCAAAGTAATCAACCAACCTATTTCAAAAGTATTTAATACCGTTAACGATTTAAAAACTTGGGAAAAATGGGGACCATGGCATGATGAAGATTCTACAATTGTTGTGACTTATGGAGATAAAACTGTTGGAGTAGGAGCAAGTGATAGCTGGACAAGTAAAGATGGTCCTGGAGCAATGGAAACTATTTCCGTTGAAATGAATAAGTCTATCTTACAAGAAATGCGATTTGGAGATTATGAACCAAGTGAAATCTTATGGAATTTTGAAGATGTTGATGACGGGACAAAAGTAACTTGGACCATGAGAGATGATAAAGCTCCGTTTTTCTTCAAAATGTTTTCAGCAATGTCTGGAGGTTGGGATAACATGTTAGGTCCAATGCTAGAAAATGGATTGAAAAATCTTGATGGTGTTGTTAAAGCAATACCAGATAAATATACTTTAGGTAAAATCAGTGTTGTTGATACTGAAGATAAAGTGTTTGTAGGATATCCACATAAAATGAAGATAGATCAGGAAGCTATGATGAAGGCTTTTATGGAATCTTTACCAAAAGCAGGAATACATGCAGCTAAATCTGGTTTAGTAGAAGGAGATTATACTCCAGCAGCATTATATCATAAATGGGATGAAAAAACTGGGGAGACAGAATTCCATATCGGTCTATTTTTGAATAAAGATTTGGCTTTGGCTGAAGGAATGGAAAAAGTTTCAATTTCCGGAGGTAAACATGTAATGATTTCTAAGTTTGGGAATTATGGTGAAGGAGATTATGAAGCACATACAGCAATTGGAAAATATTTAGAAGCAACCAAAATGAAAAGTAAATTTCCTTTGTTCGAATTGTACGTGAATGATCCTGCAAAAGTAAAACCAGAAGAAATACAGACAGATATTTATTATCCAATAGAATAA